In Elusimicrobiaceae bacterium, the following proteins share a genomic window:
- a CDS encoding DUF192 domain-containing protein, which yields MKKLLIVISFAFLFCGCDHYRHTSVILNNGFSIHVRIADTPEKTKKGLMFVKHLPENEGMLFLMPNAGPHYFWMKNTLIDLDIIYISQDKTITQLYERVPRTYTYTPDHQIPFVKGDGIYVLEAAAGTISRQGLKTGDKINFSL from the coding sequence ATGAAAAAACTACTGATTGTGATTTCTTTTGCGTTTCTTTTCTGCGGGTGCGATCACTACCGTCACACCTCCGTCATACTTAACAATGGTTTTTCCATTCATGTTCGTATTGCAGATACACCGGAAAAAACGAAAAAAGGACTCATGTTTGTTAAACATTTGCCAGAAAATGAAGGCATGTTATTTTTGATGCCTAACGCAGGACCACATTATTTTTGGATGAAAAACACCTTGATTGACTTAGATATTATTTATATATCACAAGACAAAACCATTACTCAACTTTATGAACGAGTCCCCCGCACATACACTTATACACCGGACCATCAAATTCCTTTCGTCAAAGGAGACGGAATCTATGTATTGGAAGCGGCTGCCGGTACCATTAGCCGTCAAGGATTAAAAACGGGGGATAAGATTAACTTCTCGTTATGA